From Salvelinus sp. IW2-2015 linkage group LG18, ASM291031v2, whole genome shotgun sequence, a single genomic window includes:
- the LOC111978323 gene encoding CD209 antigen-like protein E, protein MGVVTVSVLACLLLTLLGTGALPHSPHYNCPSGYTGPDSAIPHCYRMVNKQMGWQQALDYCKRDSGTLAAVHSIEEYQLLLSMVKQTQSISAYAWVGLNDLDQEGNYVWTDGSSLNWFWSESAKAQQWGEEDCVALNSYAGAEGFDDIKCDSSCTFVCMRIATSGVA, encoded by the exons ATGGGAGTTGTAACTGTGTCTGTTCTTGCCTGTCTCCTCCTCACCCTTCTGGGAACTGGAGCTCTCCCCCACAGTCCTCATT ATAATTGTCCAAGTGGATATACTGGACCAGACAGTGCAATACCCCATTGCTACAGAATGGTTAATAAACAAATGGGATGGCAGCAAGCACTG GATTACTGCAAGAGAGATAGTGGTACCCTAGCTGCTGTCCACAGCATTGAAGAATACCAGCTTCTCCTGTCCATGGTGAAGCAGACCCAGAGTATCTCTGCTTATGCCTGGGTAGGACTGAATGATCTGGATCAG GAAGGGAATTATGTGTGGACTGATGGGTCATCCTTGAATTGGTTCTGGTCCGAAAGTGCCAAAGCTCAGCAGTGGGGAGAAGAAGACTGTGTGGCACTGAACTCTTATGCAG GGGCCGAGGGCTTCGATGATATCAAATGTGACAGTAGCTGTACCTTTGTCTGCATGAGAATTGCTACGAGTGGAGTAGCCTAA